In Blastopirellula sp. J2-11, a single genomic region encodes these proteins:
- a CDS encoding type I polyketide synthase, which translates to MQLPHSPIAVVGVGCRFPGAADIAAYWELLAGGVDAIRETPRDRWDVDALYSSEPATPGKTSTRWGGFLDEVADFDPAFFGISGREAEKMDPQQRLLLEVAWESLEQAGIPVDSLADSATGVFVGISNSDYQRLMFRGLDSLTAYSATGTSLSIAANRISYLFNLRGPSVAIDTACSSSLVAVHLACQSLRSGESNLALAGGVNMMLTPEGTITFSQARMMAPDGRCKTFDAKADGYVRGEGCGMVVLKRLEDAERDGDQVLAVVRGSAVNQDGLTNGLTAPNGPSQQDVLRAALADAQLDPHDVEYIEAHGTGTSLGDPIEVRSLKSVLAVDRPAGKPLRIASVKTNIGHLESAAGVAGLVKCILSLTHQQIPPHLHFHELNPYIDLTDAPIEIPLAPTAWNSPAGERIAGVSAFGFGGTNCHVIVGDYVGPSPKETFTDLQRPQHVVTLSAASTIGLAEVATQYADLLAEQTDLEIADFAYSVNVGRSKLEVRRGLVVDSREAALKQLHKIAQTAPSQENGAKRRKLKTAFLFTGQGSQYFGMSRTLYETQPIYRATLDRCAAILAPYDVPLLEILFGADADVVNQTAYTQPALFAVEYALFELWKSWGVEPDMVIGHSVGEYVAACAARVFSLEDGLKLIALRGKLMNSLPAGGGMVAIAAGPAVVDPLVAAQADKLSVAAYNSPQQTVISGELTALETAIAACEKQGVRATRLTVSHAFHSPLMDPILDEFEKTVRQIDLHPAAIPLAANLTGAWAGDEIMTPQYWRRHLREAVRFGDGMALLGKKGAKTFIEIGPNPILTGLGRATLDNKDLHWLPSLRAKRDEWQTLLGSLAQLFELGGKIDWQGFEAGYARTKRELPTYPFQRTRFWAPDNMSAATENGAYHSTATTPIVGGHPLLGVLHPTALDEKLYESTLSASRPAYLRDHQLFGQPVFPATGYIEIAMAAGREHFAAANVAIEGLNIHQPLLLDESLRSLQTLVSPGDAVCDFRILSCETSGESDSVWKLHASGKIALTDAAPVELKLQDVYYKMEGEVDVEPFYAACRASGLDYGRAFRGVKKLGTGGDDALAEVALAAQQKGEASHYVLHPALLDACLQTVGALVADQVDADATFVPIGAEAVHTFSAHSPAHVICHSQITERKSGRSPQVVADVILANEEGEQLAEIRGLRLMRVSRKDLQQRLHHHVDNWLYEVIWRETPRIGSPLSVDETQQPVWLVWTEEAKSDLAASLQKELTDRKQQCVIVSPGKKLKVTADAAVVHPGDAAQWEELLTKLKLSADAPLRGVVILADSLPAADSKSLVAADLPTMQATLHLTQSLLKLDEQTPQLTIVTSGAQQVAVDNGVAQPLAASLWGMARVIAAEAPKLSCTRVDLDPAGVENAAKLFGELWVPDKEVEIVLRGDKRYSSRLVSAADAKRSQLAIPYSPYRLGLQKFGLIDQLTLRETTLAEPGATEVEIAVSAAGLNFRDVLRALGMLQEYEKEIGILSEADVTFGFECSGVVTRVGAKVKSHQPGDTVIALATASMASHLTIDQNYVAPRPQGMSHDEAATLPLAYLTAYYGLIKLAKLKKGDRVLIHAAAGGVGQAAVAIAQAAGAEIFATASRGKWDFLRSLGVEHIYDSRTTSFADKLTADTDGGGVDVVLNSLNQDFIPKSVDILAPKGRFVEIGKIGVWTQEEFVAVRPSAKYFPFDLGQEERNAPGLIAKLLKELAPQFDSGALRPLPMEVFPVEKSVEAFRHMQQAKHRGKVVIDMARPLAEMSLIRESGTYLITGGLGALGLEVAGWLVSRGARQLSLASRSGQPNEVAVERIAAWQADGVTVQCVALDVADRQSVTQTIAQLNKQNQLVGVIHAAGVLDDATLAQQSWERFETVLAAKVDGAWNLHVATADLPLEMFLTFSSLAAVIGSPGQSNYAAANAFLDGLAKYRRGLGLAGLSINWGPWSGGGMAADQDHTKWAKLGVGVISPPEGLFALEQIVSDRLSSNVGVFPIDWSKFLKQFSRNKHPRLLDQLATLHRRETVAAAGAVAGGLKGQLAAAGEDKRARLVGDFVAEAVGKTLGVAAAQLDRSKPLADMGLDSLMGIELKNGLETELDIEIPLDSFSAETTVHSLATAVQTILGVEGDAASADSSTEAAAPQAKAQQKRSIDEIGPGDFDVREFPEIRELEARLETFARNGVENPYFDVHESVTKDTTVIDGREMINFSSYNYIGSSGAPEVDAAAKAAIDQFGTSVSASRVVSGEKTIHGQLERGIAKFLGVEDSVVFVGGHSTNETTIGHLMNPGDLILHDELSHNSLIQGCILSGAQRRSFRHNDHEAAERMLAESRGNFRRVLIVVEGVYSMDGDYPDLPKFIELKEQYKAMLFVDEAHSIGTMGKTGRGICEHFDVDPNRVDMLMATLSKTFGSCGGYIAGRKQLVQYLKYTAPGFVFSVGIPPANAAAALASLERLESHPEIVAQCADNSALFLRLAKEKGLNTGLGRNTPVVPVITGNSMKALKLSRNLYARGINVQPILYPAVEEKATRLRFFITSEHKEKQIRETVDATAEELAKLEALEK; encoded by the coding sequence ATGCAACTACCTCACTCGCCGATCGCCGTGGTCGGCGTCGGTTGCCGATTTCCCGGCGCGGCCGATATCGCCGCCTATTGGGAACTCCTCGCCGGCGGCGTCGACGCAATTCGCGAAACGCCCCGCGATCGCTGGGATGTTGACGCGCTTTACAGCTCAGAACCAGCTACGCCTGGCAAAACTAGCACGCGTTGGGGCGGCTTTCTTGACGAGGTCGCCGACTTCGATCCCGCCTTCTTTGGAATCTCCGGCCGCGAAGCCGAGAAAATGGATCCGCAACAGCGACTGCTGTTGGAGGTCGCTTGGGAATCGCTCGAACAAGCCGGCATTCCGGTAGACTCGCTTGCCGATTCGGCGACCGGCGTCTTTGTTGGAATTAGCAACAGCGACTATCAGCGGCTGATGTTTCGCGGGCTCGATTCGCTGACCGCCTACAGCGCGACCGGCACCAGTCTCTCGATCGCCGCCAATCGGATCAGCTATCTGTTCAATCTGCGCGGACCAAGCGTCGCGATTGACACCGCTTGCAGTTCGTCGCTGGTCGCTGTCCACCTAGCGTGTCAAAGCCTGCGCAGCGGCGAGTCGAATCTCGCGTTGGCCGGCGGCGTCAACATGATGCTGACGCCTGAAGGGACGATCACTTTTTCGCAGGCCCGCATGATGGCGCCCGACGGACGTTGCAAAACGTTCGACGCCAAAGCGGATGGCTACGTCCGCGGCGAAGGTTGCGGCATGGTCGTGCTAAAACGGCTGGAAGACGCCGAGCGCGACGGCGATCAGGTCTTGGCCGTCGTCCGCGGATCGGCCGTCAATCAAGATGGTCTGACCAACGGGCTGACCGCGCCCAACGGACCTTCGCAACAAGACGTGCTGCGTGCGGCGCTAGCCGATGCGCAGCTCGATCCGCATGACGTGGAATACATCGAAGCGCACGGCACCGGCACGTCCCTGGGCGATCCGATCGAAGTCCGTTCGCTGAAAAGCGTGCTGGCCGTCGATCGTCCGGCAGGCAAGCCGCTCCGGATCGCGTCGGTCAAAACCAACATCGGCCACTTGGAATCGGCCGCCGGCGTCGCCGGTTTGGTGAAGTGCATCTTGTCGCTGACGCATCAGCAGATTCCGCCGCACTTGCACTTCCACGAACTCAATCCCTACATCGATCTTACCGACGCTCCGATCGAAATCCCGCTCGCCCCCACTGCTTGGAATTCGCCGGCCGGTGAGCGCATCGCAGGCGTCAGCGCCTTCGGCTTTGGCGGCACCAACTGCCATGTGATCGTCGGCGACTACGTCGGCCCATCGCCCAAAGAGACGTTCACCGATCTCCAGCGTCCGCAACATGTGGTGACCCTGTCGGCCGCCAGCACGATCGGGCTGGCGGAAGTCGCCACGCAGTACGCCGATCTCTTGGCCGAGCAAACCGATCTCGAGATCGCCGACTTCGCTTACTCGGTCAATGTGGGCCGCTCGAAGCTGGAAGTCCGTCGCGGGCTGGTTGTCGATTCGCGCGAAGCGGCGCTCAAGCAACTGCACAAGATCGCGCAAACAGCGCCCAGCCAAGAAAATGGCGCCAAACGCCGCAAGCTGAAAACCGCCTTCCTGTTTACCGGGCAAGGCTCCCAGTACTTCGGCATGAGCCGCACGCTGTACGAAACGCAGCCGATCTATCGCGCAACGCTTGACCGCTGCGCAGCGATCCTGGCGCCGTATGACGTGCCGCTCTTAGAAATCTTATTTGGCGCCGACGCCGATGTCGTCAACCAAACCGCCTACACGCAACCGGCGCTGTTCGCCGTTGAGTATGCGTTGTTCGAGCTATGGAAGTCGTGGGGCGTTGAGCCCGACATGGTGATCGGCCACAGCGTCGGCGAGTATGTCGCCGCGTGTGCGGCTCGCGTCTTCTCGCTCGAAGATGGACTGAAGCTGATCGCGCTGCGCGGCAAGCTGATGAACTCGCTACCGGCCGGCGGCGGCATGGTTGCGATCGCGGCAGGTCCGGCGGTTGTCGATCCGCTGGTCGCCGCCCAGGCCGACAAACTCTCGGTCGCCGCTTACAACAGCCCGCAGCAAACGGTCATCTCTGGAGAATTAACGGCCCTCGAAACCGCGATCGCCGCCTGCGAAAAGCAAGGAGTTCGCGCGACTCGTTTGACCGTCTCCCATGCGTTCCATTCGCCGCTGATGGATCCAATTCTCGACGAGTTTGAAAAGACCGTCCGTCAAATCGATCTTCATCCGGCGGCGATTCCGCTGGCCGCCAATTTGACCGGCGCCTGGGCTGGCGACGAGATCATGACGCCCCAGTATTGGCGACGTCATCTGCGCGAAGCGGTTCGCTTTGGCGACGGCATGGCGCTGCTCGGCAAGAAGGGCGCCAAGACCTTCATCGAGATCGGGCCCAACCCAATCCTGACCGGACTAGGCCGTGCGACGCTCGATAACAAAGATCTCCACTGGCTCCCGTCGCTGCGAGCCAAACGCGACGAGTGGCAAACCCTGCTCGGTTCGCTCGCCCAACTGTTTGAGTTGGGGGGCAAAATCGATTGGCAAGGGTTTGAAGCCGGCTATGCGCGAACCAAGCGAGAGCTGCCGACCTATCCTTTTCAGCGAACCCGTTTTTGGGCGCCTGACAACATGTCGGCCGCTACCGAAAACGGCGCCTATCACAGCACCGCGACGACGCCGATCGTCGGCGGACACCCGCTGCTAGGCGTGCTGCACCCGACCGCGCTGGATGAGAAGCTGTACGAGTCGACCCTCTCGGCGTCGCGTCCCGCTTACCTGCGTGATCATCAACTGTTTGGGCAGCCAGTCTTCCCGGCGACCGGCTACATCGAAATTGCCATGGCCGCCGGCCGCGAACATTTCGCCGCCGCCAACGTCGCGATCGAAGGGCTGAACATCCATCAGCCGCTCCTCCTCGACGAGTCGCTCCGCAGCCTTCAAACGCTCGTCTCGCCCGGCGACGCCGTCTGCGACTTCCGCATTCTCAGCTGCGAAACCTCCGGCGAATCCGACTCTGTCTGGAAGCTGCACGCCTCGGGCAAGATCGCGCTCACCGACGCCGCGCCGGTCGAACTGAAGTTGCAAGACGTTTACTACAAGATGGAAGGGGAAGTCGACGTCGAGCCGTTCTACGCCGCGTGTCGCGCCAGTGGTCTCGATTACGGTCGCGCCTTCCGCGGCGTCAAAAAGCTAGGGACCGGCGGCGATGACGCGCTGGCCGAAGTGGCGCTCGCCGCGCAGCAAAAGGGGGAAGCGTCGCACTACGTGCTGCATCCTGCTTTGCTCGACGCTTGCTTGCAGACGGTGGGCGCATTGGTCGCCGATCAGGTCGACGCCGACGCGACATTCGTACCGATCGGCGCCGAAGCGGTACATACGTTCTCGGCCCACTCGCCGGCCCATGTAATCTGTCACAGTCAGATCACCGAGCGCAAGAGCGGGCGCTCGCCGCAAGTGGTCGCCGATGTCATTCTGGCCAACGAAGAGGGAGAACAACTCGCCGAGATCCGCGGCCTGCGACTGATGCGGGTCTCTCGCAAAGACTTGCAGCAACGCCTGCATCATCATGTCGACAACTGGCTGTACGAAGTGATCTGGCGCGAGACGCCGCGGATTGGTTCGCCGCTGTCGGTTGACGAGACGCAACAGCCGGTTTGGCTGGTCTGGACCGAAGAGGCGAAAAGCGATCTCGCCGCGTCGCTGCAAAAAGAACTGACCGATCGCAAGCAACAGTGCGTGATCGTCTCGCCTGGTAAAAAGCTGAAAGTCACGGCCGACGCCGCGGTCGTTCACCCAGGCGACGCTGCTCAATGGGAAGAGCTGCTGACGAAGCTCAAGCTGTCAGCCGACGCGCCCTTGCGGGGTGTCGTCATCTTGGCCGACTCGCTTCCCGCTGCCGATTCCAAGTCGCTGGTCGCCGCCGATCTGCCCACGATGCAAGCGACGCTCCATCTGACGCAATCGCTGCTGAAGCTCGACGAGCAAACGCCGCAGCTGACGATCGTCACCAGCGGCGCACAGCAAGTCGCCGTCGACAACGGCGTAGCGCAACCGCTGGCCGCATCGCTTTGGGGCATGGCCCGCGTCATCGCGGCCGAAGCGCCCAAGCTTTCCTGCACACGCGTCGATCTTGATCCAGCCGGCGTCGAAAACGCAGCCAAGCTGTTTGGCGAGCTGTGGGTGCCCGACAAAGAGGTCGAGATCGTCTTGCGCGGCGACAAGCGTTATTCATCGCGACTCGTTTCCGCTGCAGACGCAAAGCGCAGCCAATTGGCGATTCCTTATTCCCCCTATCGCTTGGGTCTGCAAAAGTTTGGTCTGATCGATCAGCTGACGCTTCGCGAGACGACCCTCGCCGAACCTGGCGCGACCGAAGTCGAAATCGCCGTCAGCGCCGCCGGGCTCAACTTCCGCGATGTGCTGCGAGCCCTCGGCATGCTGCAAGAGTACGAAAAAGAGATCGGCATCCTCAGCGAAGCGGACGTCACGTTCGGCTTTGAATGCTCTGGCGTCGTGACCCGCGTCGGCGCCAAGGTGAAGTCGCACCAGCCTGGCGATACGGTCATCGCGTTGGCGACCGCGAGCATGGCGAGCCATCTGACGATCGATCAAAATTATGTCGCGCCGCGCCCCCAAGGCATGTCGCACGACGAAGCCGCAACGCTGCCGCTGGCCTATCTAACCGCCTACTACGGTCTGATAAAGCTCGCCAAGTTGAAAAAAGGAGACCGCGTGTTGATTCACGCGGCCGCCGGCGGCGTCGGACAAGCGGCCGTCGCAATCGCCCAAGCGGCCGGCGCCGAAATCTTCGCAACCGCGAGTCGCGGCAAGTGGGATTTCCTCCGTTCGCTTGGCGTCGAGCATATCTACGATTCGCGCACGACCAGCTTCGCTGACAAGCTCACCGCCGATACCGATGGCGGCGGCGTCGATGTGGTGCTGAACAGCTTGAACCAAGACTTCATTCCGAAAAGCGTCGACATCTTGGCGCCGAAGGGTCGCTTCGTCGAGATCGGCAAGATCGGCGTCTGGACGCAGGAGGAATTCGTCGCAGTTCGCCCCAGCGCCAAATACTTCCCATTCGATCTCGGTCAGGAAGAACGCAATGCGCCCGGTTTAATCGCCAAGCTGCTGAAAGAGCTCGCGCCGCAGTTCGACTCCGGCGCGCTGCGGCCGTTGCCGATGGAAGTCTTCCCGGTGGAGAAATCGGTCGAAGCGTTCCGGCACATGCAGCAGGCCAAGCATCGCGGCAAGGTCGTGATCGACATGGCCCGCCCGCTGGCGGAAATGTCGCTGATCCGCGAGAGCGGAACTTACTTGATCACCGGCGGCCTCGGGGCGCTCGGTTTGGAAGTCGCCGGTTGGCTGGTCAGTCGCGGCGCCCGGCAGTTGTCGCTCGCCAGTCGCAGCGGCCAGCCCAACGAAGTCGCGGTGGAACGAATCGCCGCCTGGCAGGCCGACGGCGTGACCGTTCAGTGCGTCGCGCTCGATGTGGCCGATCGCCAGAGCGTGACGCAGACGATCGCCCAACTGAACAAGCAAAACCAGCTGGTCGGCGTGATTCACGCCGCCGGCGTTCTCGACGATGCGACGCTTGCTCAACAATCGTGGGAGCGGTTCGAGACCGTCTTGGCGGCCAAGGTCGACGGCGCGTGGAACTTGCATGTCGCGACCGCTGACTTGCCGCTTGAGATGTTCCTGACCTTCTCGTCGCTCGCGGCGGTGATCGGTTCGCCCGGTCAGTCGAACTACGCGGCGGCGAATGCGTTTTTGGATGGGTTGGCCAAGTATCGCCGCGGTTTGGGACTGGCCGGACTCAGCATCAACTGGGGTCCGTGGTCGGGCGGCGGCATGGCGGCCGATCAAGATCATACGAAGTGGGCGAAGCTGGGCGTCGGCGTTATCTCGCCGCCGGAAGGTTTGTTTGCGCTGGAGCAGATCGTCAGCGATCGTCTCAGCTCCAACGTCGGCGTTTTTCCGATCGACTGGAGCAAGTTCCTCAAGCAGTTCTCCCGTAACAAACATCCGCGGTTGCTCGATCAGCTGGCGACTCTTCATCGCCGCGAAACGGTCGCCGCCGCCGGAGCCGTCGCAGGCGGGCTGAAAGGGCAACTCGCCGCCGCAGGCGAGGACAAGCGCGCTCGCCTGGTCGGTGACTTTGTCGCCGAAGCAGTCGGCAAAACGCTCGGCGTCGCCGCCGCACAGTTGGATCGCAGCAAGCCGTTGGCCGACATGGGTCTCGACTCGCTGATGGGAATCGAGCTGAAGAACGGCTTGGAGACAGAACTGGACATCGAGATTCCGCTCGATAGTTTTTCGGCCGAAACGACGGTCCACAGTCTCGCGACCGCCGTGCAAACGATTCTCGGCGTCGAAGGAGATGCTGCATCCGCTGACAGTTCGACCGAAGCCGCAGCGCCGCAAGCCAAAGCGCAACAAAAACGTTCGATCGACGAGATCGGCCCCGGCGACTTTGACGTGCGCGAATTCCCTGAGATTCGTGAGTTGGAAGCGCGTCTAGAGACCTTTGCCCGCAACGGCGTCGAAAATCCTTACTTCGACGTTCACGAGAGCGTGACCAAAGATACGACCGTGATCGATGGTCGCGAGATGATCAACTTCTCTAGCTACAACTATATCGGCAGCAGCGGCGCCCCCGAAGTTGACGCGGCCGCCAAAGCGGCGATCGATCAGTTTGGAACCAGCGTCTCGGCCAGTCGCGTCGTGAGCGGCGAGAAGACGATCCACGGTCAGTTGGAACGAGGAATCGCCAAGTTCCTCGGCGTCGAAGATTCGGTCGTGTTCGTCGGGGGTCACTCGACCAACGAGACGACGATCGGTCACCTGATGAATCCCGGCGACTTGATCCTGCATGACGAACTGTCGCACAACAGTTTGATCCAAGGTTGCATCCTGTCAGGCGCCCAGCGACGTTCGTTCCGCCACAACGACCACGAAGCGGCCGAGCGGATGCTGGCCGAATCGCGCGGCAACTTTCGCCGTGTGTTGATCGTGGTCGAAGGGGTTTACAGCATGGACGGCGATTACCCCGATCTGCCGAAGTTCATCGAGCTGAAAGAACAGTACAAAGCGATGCTCTTTGTCGACGAGGCCCACTCGATCGGCACGATGGGCAAAACAGGACGCGGCATCTGCGAACATTTTGATGTCGATCCCAACCGCGTCGACATGTTGATGGCGACCCTCAGCAAAACGTTTGGCAGTTGCGGCGGGTACATCGCCGGGCGCAAGCAGTTGGTGCAGTACCTGAAGTACACGGCGCCCGGCTTCGTCTTCAGCGTCGGTATTCCGCCAGCCAATGCGGCCGCGGCGCTGGCGTCGCTCGAGCGATTAGAATCGCATCCCGAGATCGTCGCTCAGTGCGCCGACAACTCGGCCCTCTTCCTGCGCTTGGCGAAAGAAAAAGGACTGAACACCGGACTGGGCCGCAACACGCCGGTCGTGCCGGTGATCACCGGCAACTCGATGAAGGCGCTCAAGCTGTCGCGCAATCTCTATGCTCGCGGCATCAACGTCCAGCCGATCCTGTACCCAGCCGTCGAAGAAAAAGCGACCCGCTTGCGGTTCTTCATCACGTCCGAGCACAAAGAAAAGCAGATCCGCGAAACGGTCGACGCGACCGCCGAAGAGTTGGCGAAGCTGGAAGCACTAGAGAAGTAG
- a CDS encoding penicillin acylase family protein: MTLTPLSTPNCQRTLRIARDEAGVPHVFAESRHDAIYGLGYMHATDRITQIMFARAVSAGRAAELIADKEELRETDRFFRRMGLHRNHPREVGLLRHHIREQVAHYCAGVNDGANAVGQSWPMWATGFESEPWDPVSVLLIGNLLSFGGLAVSQLENERIVVELIQSGASEAALREMFADRLDHVDFDLIRQVASMPRMSDEALEVLADLPRLAGSNAWAVAPSRTASGGAILCSDPHLEINRLPAIWYEAVLRWDDDYVMGATLPGCPLVAVGRTSKLSWGVTYMKGDTIDIFVEDCRQAPTGQWQYRRGEQEWHDFQIRQEEIGRKGGESETLTVLENPQGTLEADPADDGYQFSLNWSGTSPGSGAAIGAWLDVIAAPDVASAMEVAEQCPQPTLCWVFADVEGNIGMQGNGRFPVRPSGATGLAPLAAWDEVNHWDGFLPPEYLPSIYNPECGFVATANEEQPVVDGVRVTSQTLPDYRKRRIVEQLNYADEVTVEEMQALQYDYVSLQARDLLPYLLPHIADKKVVQRLENWNLDYTPDSYEAVLFQRLYRNTLLEIFGQAEGLGRRRVLYVATRVGFSSMVIAAVDRILKKEDSLWWKGRDKGELIRAAAEKLVVEIEKPWSDVNNFHFTDRFFGGISGGRLLGFESRPYPMPGNFATIFQGHVLQTAKRSSTFAPSYHFVADMATSEAWSNLPGGPSESRFSAYYKSDVPRWFDGHYKRLSVEENAS, translated from the coding sequence ATGACACTAACTCCTCTTTCGACGCCGAACTGCCAGCGAACGTTACGCATTGCGCGAGACGAAGCGGGAGTTCCGCATGTTTTTGCCGAATCGCGTCACGATGCGATCTATGGTCTTGGCTATATGCACGCGACCGATCGCATCACGCAAATCATGTTCGCTCGCGCAGTTTCGGCCGGTCGCGCGGCGGAATTGATCGCCGACAAGGAAGAACTGCGCGAAACGGATCGTTTTTTTCGGCGGATGGGGCTGCATCGTAATCATCCGCGCGAAGTCGGTCTGCTGCGGCATCACATTCGCGAACAGGTCGCCCATTATTGCGCCGGCGTCAATGACGGCGCCAACGCGGTGGGTCAGTCGTGGCCGATGTGGGCGACTGGATTTGAGTCGGAGCCGTGGGATCCGGTCAGCGTGCTGTTGATCGGCAATTTGCTCAGCTTTGGCGGACTTGCCGTCAGTCAGTTGGAGAACGAACGGATCGTCGTCGAGCTGATTCAATCGGGCGCCAGCGAAGCGGCGCTGCGTGAGATGTTTGCAGACCGCTTGGATCATGTCGATTTTGATTTGATTCGCCAGGTCGCGTCGATGCCGCGAATGTCGGACGAAGCGCTCGAAGTGCTGGCCGATCTTCCCCGGTTGGCCGGCAGCAACGCGTGGGCGGTCGCGCCTTCGCGAACCGCGTCGGGCGGCGCGATCCTCTGTTCCGATCCCCATCTCGAGATCAATCGCTTGCCGGCGATTTGGTACGAAGCGGTCTTGCGCTGGGATGACGACTACGTGATGGGCGCTACGCTGCCTGGTTGTCCGTTGGTCGCGGTTGGTCGCACGTCGAAACTTTCGTGGGGCGTCACCTACATGAAAGGGGACACGATCGACATCTTTGTCGAAGACTGTCGCCAGGCGCCGACCGGCCAATGGCAATATCGCCGCGGTGAACAAGAGTGGCATGATTTTCAAATCCGTCAGGAAGAGATCGGCCGTAAAGGGGGCGAAAGCGAAACGCTGACGGTCCTCGAAAATCCGCAAGGGACGCTCGAAGCCGATCCCGCCGACGATGGTTATCAATTCTCACTCAACTGGTCAGGCACGTCGCCTGGCAGCGGCGCCGCGATTGGGGCTTGGCTCGATGTGATCGCAGCGCCTGATGTTGCGTCGGCGATGGAAGTCGCCGAGCAATGTCCGCAGCCGACATTATGTTGGGTATTCGCTGATGTCGAAGGGAACATCGGCATGCAAGGGAACGGCCGGTTTCCGGTTCGTCCCAGCGGCGCTACTGGACTGGCGCCGCTGGCCGCATGGGACGAAGTGAACCACTGGGACGGTTTCTTGCCGCCTGAATATCTGCCGAGCATCTACAACCCCGAATGCGGATTTGTCGCGACCGCCAACGAAGAACAACCTGTCGTCGACGGCGTGCGCGTCACCAGTCAGACGCTGCCCGACTATCGCAAACGCCGTATCGTTGAGCAGCTTAACTACGCCGACGAAGTGACCGTCGAGGAAATGCAGGCGCTGCAGTACGACTATGTCAGTCTTCAGGCTCGCGATCTACTTCCTTATTTGCTTCCTCACATCGCCGATAAAAAAGTGGTGCAACGACTGGAAAATTGGAATCTTGACTACACCCCAGACAGTTACGAGGCGGTCCTGTTCCAACGGCTCTATCGCAATACGCTGTTGGAGATCTTCGGCCAGGCCGAGGGACTCGGTCGGAGGCGCGTGTTGTACGTCGCGACGCGCGTCGGCTTCTCCAGCATGGTGATCGCCGCCGTCGATCGGATTTTGAAAAAGGAAGATTCGCTCTGGTGGAAAGGACGTGACAAGGGAGAACTGATTCGCGCGGCGGCCGAAAAGCTGGTGGTCGAAATTGAAAAACCGTGGTCCGACGTCAATAACTTTCATTTCACCGATCGCTTCTTCGGCGGCATCAGCGGCGGACGTTTGCTCGGCTTTGAGAGTCGTCCTTACCCGATGCCTGGCAACTTTGCGACCATCTTCCAGGGGCACGTCTTGCAGACCGCCAAACGCTCGTCGACCTTCGCTCCCAGCTATCACTTTGTCGCCGACATGGCGACCAGCGAAGCATGGAGCAACTTGCCTGGCGGCCCGAGCGAAAGCCGCTTCTCGGCCTACTACAAAAGCGATGTTCCGCGCTGGTTTGATGGGCACTACAAACGGTTGAGCGTGGAAGAAAATGCTTCGTAG
- a CDS encoding carbohydrate ABC transporter permease codes for MSSTRNRIAGYAFASPWLGGLVLLYLFPFAASLYWSFCRYDLINPPQWIGGENYARLADEIATGTGFGQALANTAYYAAVGLPLSILLGITLAVLLSLPVRGQAIFRTLFFLPSVIPVVAASILWMWLLDPKEGIVNYGLSSIGLGTPGWLQSSGDIFSTFWRTGTFSPGSKDALVLMSLWGVGNFMVIYLAALGDVPKSLYEAAQLDGAGAVRRFFHITLPMLTPIIFFNLVMGLIQSVQAFTQIYIVSEGRGSPAGSTMMISLQLFLSAFQHLDMGYASAVAWLLFVLLLVATLLLFRTSRRWVYYGG; via the coding sequence GTGAGTTCGACGCGAAATCGGATCGCAGGTTACGCCTTCGCTAGCCCCTGGCTGGGCGGATTGGTGCTGTTATACCTGTTTCCGTTCGCCGCGTCTTTGTACTGGAGCTTTTGTCGGTACGATCTGATCAATCCGCCGCAGTGGATCGGGGGCGAAAATTACGCGCGCCTCGCGGACGAAATCGCCACGGGAACCGGGTTTGGCCAGGCCCTCGCCAATACCGCCTATTACGCCGCTGTCGGCCTTCCGCTCTCGATCCTCCTCGGCATCACCCTGGCGGTGCTGCTATCGCTGCCGGTCCGGGGGCAAGCGATCTTTCGGACGCTCTTCTTTTTGCCGTCGGTCATTCCGGTGGTGGCCGCCAGCATCTTGTGGATGTGGCTGCTCGATCCTAAAGAGGGAATCGTCAATTATGGGCTGTCGAGCATCGGGCTGGGAACGCCTGGCTGGCTGCAATCGTCCGGCGACATTTTTTCGACCTTCTGGCGAACCGGTACGTTTTCGCCGGGGTCAAAGGACGCGCTGGTGCTGATGAGCCTGTGGGGCGTCGGCAATTTTATGGTGATCTACCTGGCGGCGCTGGGGGACGTGCCGAAGTCGCTGTACGAAGCGGCTCAGTTGGATGGCGCTGGCGCCGTGCGACGGTTCTTTCATATCACGCTGCCGATGCTGACGCCGATCATCTTTTTCAACCTGGTGATGGGGCTGATTCAATCGGTGCAAGCCTTCACGCAGATCTACATCGTGAGCGAAGGCCGAGGTTCGCCGGCCGGATCGACGATGATGATCAGCTTGCAGCTTTTCTTAAGCGCGTTTCAACATTTGGATATGGGTTACGCTTCGGCGGTCGCGTGGTTGCTGTTCGTCCTCTTGCTGGTCGCGACGTTGCTGCTGTTTCGAACATCGCGCCGCTGGGTTTATTACGGAGGATGA